In the Ruminococcus sp. OA3 genome, one interval contains:
- the ytvI gene encoding sporulation integral membrane protein YtvI → MEKKINFMVNVGYYLTISVMIIWGVQYLLPMVMPFLIAFLVAGILNRPVRKVSVKKPAIQKPAAVSLTAGVYIFLVFLMIIIGSKVTGLLGGLLVKLPDVYIREILPWLNEVIDKIISIFARGDKTTISMLDKSLNELTQNLGQWVSQVSVNALSFVSGYVAGIPGLVAKTIITVVATFFFSADYDRIVGAVEGIIPEKWKSCYKKMKMYSLSVIGVYIRAYILLMAITFVELSAGLLLMRVPHAVLIALAIAVFDMLPVLGTGGILIPWGIVMAVRGDLKTAAGMLILYLVTTAVRNILEPGLVGKQIGLHPLAALIAMFMGLKLFGLAGMIGLPVCLSVIVIAHRREE, encoded by the coding sequence ATGGAAAAAAAAATAAACTTTATGGTCAATGTAGGATATTATCTGACGATTTCTGTGATGATAATCTGGGGCGTTCAATATCTGTTACCAATGGTAATGCCGTTTCTGATCGCTTTTCTTGTGGCGGGAATACTCAACCGCCCTGTGAGAAAAGTTTCAGTAAAAAAACCAGCGATTCAAAAACCGGCAGCAGTTTCTTTAACAGCAGGAGTTTATATTTTTTTGGTTTTTCTGATGATCATAATTGGAAGTAAAGTCACAGGTTTACTCGGAGGACTGCTGGTCAAATTACCGGATGTTTATATCCGCGAGATCCTGCCCTGGCTGAATGAAGTGATAGATAAGATTATATCCATATTTGCCAGAGGGGACAAGACGACAATATCCATGCTGGATAAGAGCCTGAATGAGCTCACACAAAATCTGGGCCAGTGGGTTTCTCAGGTATCTGTAAATGCATTATCATTCGTTTCGGGTTATGTGGCGGGAATACCTGGTCTTGTGGCTAAAACTATCATTACAGTGGTGGCGACCTTCTTTTTTTCTGCGGATTACGATAGGATTGTGGGAGCTGTGGAAGGGATAATCCCTGAAAAATGGAAAAGCTGCTACAAAAAAATGAAAATGTACAGTCTGAGTGTCATTGGCGTGTATATCCGGGCGTATATTCTGCTGATGGCCATCACATTTGTGGAACTCAGCGCAGGGCTCCTGCTGATGCGTGTGCCGCATGCCGTGCTCATAGCGCTGGCGATCGCCGTGTTTGACATGCTACCGGTCCTCGGTACCGGAGGAATTCTGATCCCGTGGGGGATTGTGATGGCAGTCCGCGGGGATCTGAAGACAGCGGCAGGGATGCTGATCCTGTATCTTGTCACCACTGCTGTCAGAAATATCCTGGAACCCGGATTGGTAGGAAAGCAGATCGGGCTGCATCCGCTGGCAGCACTGATCGCCATGTTTATGGGGCTGAAGCTGTTTGGCCTGGCAGGCATGATCGGCCTGCCCGTCTGTCTTTCCGTTATTGTTATTGCGCATCGCAGAGAAGAGTGA
- a CDS encoding LysR family transcriptional regulator, with protein sequence MMSLRHFLIFQTVAETGNFTKAASKLFITQPAVSLAIRELEARTGTVLFDRLGKRVQLTRSGRLLLEDVLPILAACEALEDRMDRLEGEAPIHIVSSITIAAFWLPSLLKTFQAQWPNVEVTVEVVSAANAMDILRLGKADLALIEGSRPQGCFSCRTFAAYALNAVCAPGYLCTSAPMDLGSFCSQSLLLREKGSAIRDVLDSMLLLAGHTVRPSWTSVNSLALIEAAKSGLGITVLPDLLIENSLRNGDLVRLSVDGLPLRSELSAIWHRDKYLNAPMKAFLTLLCDAQ encoded by the coding sequence ATGATGTCTCTCCGGCATTTTCTGATATTTCAAACAGTCGCCGAAACCGGTAATTTTACAAAAGCGGCGTCTAAGCTGTTTATCACACAGCCGGCTGTTTCCCTGGCCATCCGTGAGCTTGAGGCACGCACAGGGACAGTCCTGTTTGACCGGTTAGGCAAGCGCGTACAGCTCACCAGAAGCGGCCGGCTTCTGCTCGAAGACGTGCTTCCCATTCTGGCCGCCTGCGAGGCACTGGAAGACCGCATGGACCGTCTGGAAGGTGAAGCTCCCATCCACATTGTCTCAAGTATCACCATCGCTGCCTTCTGGCTTCCGTCCCTGCTGAAAACCTTTCAGGCACAGTGGCCAAATGTCGAGGTCACAGTCGAGGTCGTAAGTGCAGCCAACGCGATGGATATCCTGCGTCTCGGAAAAGCTGATCTCGCACTGATCGAAGGCTCACGTCCCCAGGGATGTTTTTCCTGCCGCACATTTGCTGCCTATGCCCTGAATGCTGTGTGTGCCCCCGGTTATTTATGTACGTCAGCCCCAATGGATCTGGGATCATTTTGCAGTCAAAGCCTGTTGTTGCGCGAAAAAGGAAGTGCCATCCGTGATGTGCTTGACAGTATGCTTCTTCTCGCCGGACATACCGTCCGACCCTCATGGACCAGCGTCAATTCCCTTGCACTGATCGAAGCGGCAAAATCAGGGCTTGGCATCACCGTTCTTCCTGATCTCCTTATAGAAAATTCACTGAGGAACGGTGATCTTGTCCGCCTGTCCGTTGACGGACTTCCTTTACGCAGCGAACTGTCAGCAATATGGCACCGGGACAAATACCTTAACGCCCCCATGAAGGCTTTCCTCACTCTTCTCTGCGATGCGCAATAA
- a CDS encoding chromate transporter produces the protein MRKKMKLWVWLSGINLFISAFTFGGGYVVVPMIRKYYVFQKKLFSEEELMDMAAIAQSSPGAIAVNLSALAGYRTAGVPGIIISAVSAVIPPLVILAVISAWYAAFAANTAIAAVLNGMQAGVAALIVDFVVDMTGMILKERSLMLTLMMPACFVACFIFNINVAVILIVCCCLCAAQVWIGRGR, from the coding sequence ATGCGGAAAAAAATGAAACTGTGGGTGTGGCTTTCAGGAATCAACCTGTTTATCAGTGCATTCACATTTGGCGGGGGATATGTAGTAGTACCGATGATTCGAAAATACTATGTTTTTCAAAAAAAACTGTTCAGTGAGGAAGAATTGATGGATATGGCAGCGATCGCCCAGTCATCCCCGGGGGCGATCGCTGTCAATCTGTCTGCACTGGCGGGATATCGGACGGCGGGTGTGCCTGGAATAATAATCAGTGCCGTCTCGGCGGTGATCCCGCCGCTGGTCATACTGGCGGTGATTTCCGCCTGGTATGCGGCATTTGCCGCGAATACCGCGATTGCAGCTGTTTTAAATGGTATGCAGGCAGGGGTTGCCGCACTGATTGTAGATTTTGTGGTGGACATGACGGGAATGATACTGAAAGAAAGATCTCTGATGCTGACGTTGATGATGCCGGCATGTTTTGTGGCATGTTTCATTTTTAATATCAATGTTGCGGTGATCCTGATCGTCTGCTGCTGCCTGTGCGCGGCACAGGTCTGGATTGGAAGGGGGCGGTGA
- a CDS encoding chromate transporter: MRIWQLFMAFFQIGLFSIGGGYAVIPLIQEQVVASHGWVSQQTFTDIITISQMTPGPLAVNTSTFIGLQVAGIPGAVLATFGCVISGVVISSALYSFLKRHRKSVYVLEIFRGLKAASSGLIASAAVTILMVAFTGDAQWTGRSSIDWTVAAIFMVSLFCLKKWKLNPILVIVATGILGGLIR, translated from the coding sequence ATGAGAATCTGGCAGCTTTTTATGGCATTTTTTCAGATTGGTCTGTTCAGCATCGGGGGAGGCTACGCGGTCATTCCTTTGATTCAGGAGCAGGTGGTGGCCAGCCACGGGTGGGTTTCTCAGCAGACGTTTACAGATATCATCACTATTTCCCAGATGACACCCGGACCCCTGGCGGTCAATACATCAACTTTTATCGGGCTGCAGGTGGCAGGCATCCCCGGAGCGGTGCTGGCAACCTTCGGATGCGTTATCTCCGGGGTTGTCATATCTTCCGCACTATACAGCTTCCTGAAGAGACACCGGAAATCTGTCTATGTACTGGAGATTTTCCGTGGTTTGAAAGCGGCTTCATCGGGACTAATCGCATCTGCAGCGGTTACAATCCTGATGGTGGCATTTACCGGAGATGCACAGTGGACGGGGAGGAGCAGTATTGACTGGACTGTGGCAGCGATTTTTATGGTCTCCCTGTTCTGCCTGAAAAAATGGAAATTAAATCCAATCCTGGTTATCGTGGCAACAGGTATCCTTGGAGGGCTTATCAGGTAG
- a CDS encoding TIGR04076 family protein: protein MKKVKITVLKTTLDKELAEEYGASGLTACPMLKEGQEFYADYAKPDGLCDEAWKAIYQYVFALSHGLKTKLFYYGDWIRKPGVAICSCNDGLRPVIFRLEATDEESTPDYIPVR from the coding sequence ATGAAAAAAGTTAAAATCACAGTATTGAAAACTACCCTGGACAAGGAATTAGCCGAAGAGTACGGTGCAAGCGGACTGACCGCCTGTCCGATGCTGAAAGAAGGCCAGGAGTTCTACGCAGACTATGCAAAACCCGATGGCCTCTGTGACGAGGCGTGGAAAGCAATTTATCAGTATGTATTTGCCCTGTCACACGGCCTGAAAACAAAACTGTTTTACTACGGTGACTGGATCAGGAAGCCCGGTGTCGCTATCTGCAGCTGTAATGACGGTCTCCGGCCCGTTATCTTCAGGCTGGAAGCAACCGACGAAGAATCCACGCCGGACTATATCCCTGTACGCTGA
- a CDS encoding Crp/Fnr family transcriptional regulator: MLTPRYFFTNDFSRFDEYFLSQPHRKRMIARGEYLWEPGQPFQRIHYILSGIAQNCLEHENGHRKIISFHSIRTVFPGYHQQDFKIESALVTKAISDMQVLEFTKAEFRTMFESNPQLSAAVVEWYSTYVNLLLYEAAHQEYNHSFIKLCNLLYLFARNVSESTAYIIQLTQDEIADILAVNRVNLARHFARLRNEQIIATHRKWIEIIDLPALEKYCSEETLLR, encoded by the coding sequence GTGCTCACACCACGTTATTTTTTTACAAATGATTTCAGCCGGTTTGATGAGTATTTCCTCTCACAGCCGCACAGGAAACGGATGATTGCCAGGGGGGAATACCTGTGGGAGCCGGGACAGCCGTTTCAGAGAATTCATTATATTCTTTCCGGCATTGCACAAAATTGCCTGGAGCACGAGAACGGTCATCGAAAGATCATTTCATTTCACAGCATTCGGACCGTGTTTCCAGGATACCATCAGCAGGATTTTAAAATTGAAAGTGCGCTTGTCACGAAAGCGATCTCAGACATGCAGGTGCTGGAGTTCACGAAGGCAGAGTTTCGTACAATGTTTGAGAGCAATCCGCAGCTGAGTGCGGCAGTCGTGGAGTGGTATTCTACATATGTAAATCTGCTGCTGTATGAGGCTGCCCATCAGGAATACAATCATTCGTTTATCAAGCTGTGTAATCTGCTGTATTTGTTTGCCCGGAATGTATCTGAAAGTACGGCATATATTATTCAGCTGACACAGGATGAAATTGCGGATATCCTCGCCGTTAACCGTGTAAATCTGGCCAGACACTTTGCGCGTCTCAGAAACGAACAAATCATTGCCACACATCGGAAATGGATTGAGATTATTGACCTGCCTGCACTGGAAAAATACTGTTCCGAGGAAACGCTGCTGCGCTGA
- a CDS encoding EFR1 family ferrodoxin (N-terminal region resembles flavodoxins. C-terminal ferrodoxin region binds two 4Fe-4S clusters.), translating to MILYFSGTGNSAYIARRVAELTGDSLISMNDRIQGHDFTDIETDNSLVFVVPAYAWRIPRVVEAWIDKTRFRGNLQAYFIMNCGGNIGNAGKYIKKLCDRKKMTYMGVTGIIMPENYIALYEAPDKAKARQIVEKAEPLIMSAAEIIHRGMAFPEYKYKVADRLNSSVVNSVFYQFIVKAKKFRALDNCTGCGKCVKECPLNNIRIADNKPVWGKNCTHCMACICKCPAEAIEYGKNSVGKERYQCPL from the coding sequence ATGATTTTATATTTTAGTGGAACAGGAAACAGCGCGTATATTGCCAGACGGGTAGCTGAATTGACCGGGGACAGTCTGATCTCGATGAATGACAGGATTCAGGGACATGATTTTACAGACATAGAAACAGATAACAGTCTGGTCTTTGTAGTACCTGCCTATGCGTGGAGAATTCCGCGGGTTGTGGAGGCATGGATTGACAAAACCCGTTTCAGGGGGAACCTGCAGGCTTACTTTATTATGAACTGCGGCGGCAATATCGGAAATGCCGGCAAGTATATCAAGAAGCTCTGCGATCGAAAAAAGATGACTTATATGGGAGTTACGGGTATTATCATGCCGGAAAATTATATTGCCCTTTACGAAGCGCCGGATAAAGCAAAAGCGAGACAGATTGTTGAAAAGGCAGAGCCTTTGATTATGTCGGCAGCAGAGATAATCCACAGGGGAATGGCATTTCCTGAATATAAGTATAAAGTTGCTGACAGATTAAACAGCTCCGTGGTAAATTCTGTGTTTTATCAGTTTATAGTTAAGGCAAAGAAATTCAGGGCTTTGGATAACTGTACAGGGTGTGGAAAATGTGTAAAAGAATGTCCGCTTAATAACATCCGGATCGCAGATAATAAACCCGTATGGGGAAAGAACTGTACCCACTGTATGGCATGCATCTGTAAATGCCCGGCAGAAGCTATTGAATATGGAAAAAACAGTGTCGGTAAAGAGCGTTACCAATGTCCGTTGTAG
- a CDS encoding LacI family DNA-binding transcriptional regulator, translating to MINKKPTIQMVADMAGVSRGTVDRVLNSRAHVSPEVYERVMDAIQKTGYLSPRNAYQKTLLNQNFTPLKIGVLLPNWSGHFKWEVSDGIEAARSELSDFNVTVIVEECQTDIPEENLEKLENLIHQDVQGIALCTVNDPAIKDRIARLTEQGIPVITFNSDLPDSRRLCFVGQDYKKSGRIAAELIGKCIPQEGKILAAVGNLEFDGHRTRLQGFCDRMEEIGFSNEQIEVIETYNDYQITYKKILQAFEDSGDIAAVYMANRSVSACVRAVEAAACTGKTRVICHDISERTRSLLQSGEIDFSISQDLFQQGYLPLIYLRDYLHKDKIITHQDTVNQISIICSQNL from the coding sequence ATGATAAATAAAAAACCTACCATCCAGATGGTGGCAGATATGGCCGGTGTCTCACGCGGTACCGTGGACCGCGTGCTGAACAGCCGTGCCCATGTCAGTCCGGAAGTCTATGAACGGGTCATGGATGCCATCCAGAAGACCGGATACCTCTCACCCAGAAATGCCTATCAGAAAACACTGCTGAATCAGAATTTCACACCGCTTAAGATTGGTGTGCTGCTGCCCAACTGGTCCGGACATTTCAAATGGGAAGTCTCAGACGGCATCGAGGCGGCTCGCTCAGAACTGTCTGACTTCAATGTAACAGTCATCGTCGAGGAATGCCAGACCGATATACCCGAGGAAAATCTGGAAAAACTGGAAAATCTGATCCATCAGGATGTACAGGGCATTGCTCTGTGTACCGTCAATGACCCTGCTATCAAGGACAGAATCGCCCGGCTCACTGAACAGGGAATCCCGGTGATCACATTCAACTCCGATCTGCCCGACAGCCGGCGCCTCTGCTTCGTGGGACAGGACTATAAAAAAAGCGGGCGCATCGCCGCTGAACTGATAGGAAAATGTATTCCGCAGGAGGGTAAGATACTTGCCGCCGTAGGAAATCTGGAATTCGACGGACACCGCACCAGGCTTCAGGGTTTCTGTGACCGTATGGAGGAGATCGGTTTTTCAAATGAACAGATCGAAGTGATCGAGACTTACAATGACTATCAGATTACTTACAAAAAGATCCTGCAGGCCTTTGAGGATAGCGGTGATATAGCTGCCGTCTATATGGCAAACCGCAGCGTCTCCGCCTGTGTCAGGGCCGTGGAGGCGGCAGCGTGTACAGGGAAAACCCGAGTGATCTGCCACGATATCTCAGAACGCACACGTTCTCTGCTGCAAAGCGGAGAGATTGACTTTTCCATCTCACAGGATCTGTTCCAGCAGGGCTATCTGCCGCTTATCTACCTGCGTGATTACCTTCATAAGGATAAGATCATTACACATCAGGACACGGTAAATCAGATTTCTATTATCTGTTCACAGAATCTGTAA
- the iolG gene encoding inositol 2-dehydrogenase: protein MKAGIIGAGRIGKVHAKNIAMFVPEVEIKTVADPFMNDETEKYLKTTCRVLNVTKDAEDILNDQEIEAVLICSSTDTHSKYIIEAAKAGKHIFCEKPVDYDLAKVHEAINTAKEAGVKLQIGFCRRFDHNHRGVYDMVRAGKVGDVQMIKISSRDPEPPSIDYVKVSGGIFYDMMIHDFDMARFLAGAEVTEVTAAGSVMIDPAIGEAGDVDTAVVMLKFENGIIATIDNSRKAVYGYDQRVEVFGSKGCVRNENDVPNTVVLSDECRTSYENTYKIMWDRYTGAFVSEIQAFVDAIVNDKETPVTGIDGLYPVLMAAAATRSLKEGRPVKISEVE from the coding sequence ATGAAAGCGGGAATTATCGGAGCGGGAAGAATCGGTAAGGTACATGCAAAGAATATTGCAATGTTCGTGCCGGAGGTTGAGATCAAGACGGTTGCTGATCCATTTATGAATGATGAGACAGAAAAATACCTGAAGACAACCTGCAGAGTTTTAAATGTGACAAAAGATGCGGAAGACATTCTGAATGACCAGGAAATAGAGGCTGTGCTGATCTGTTCTTCAACAGACACACATTCCAAATACATAATAGAAGCGGCAAAAGCCGGAAAACATATCTTCTGTGAAAAACCGGTTGATTATGATCTGGCAAAAGTACATGAAGCGATCAACACGGCAAAAGAAGCCGGCGTAAAGCTGCAGATCGGATTCTGCCGCCGTTTTGACCACAATCACAGAGGCGTGTATGACATGGTCAGGGCAGGAAAAGTCGGAGATGTTCAGATGATCAAGATCAGCTCCAGAGACCCGGAGCCGCCGTCGATCGACTATGTGAAAGTATCCGGCGGGATCTTCTATGATATGATGATCCATGACTTTGACATGGCACGTTTTCTGGCAGGGGCAGAGGTGACAGAGGTGACCGCAGCAGGTTCCGTCATGATTGATCCTGCCATCGGAGAGGCTGGAGATGTAGATACAGCGGTCGTTATGCTGAAATTTGAAAATGGTATCATCGCAACTATTGACAACAGCCGGAAAGCCGTTTATGGTTATGATCAGAGGGTGGAAGTATTCGGATCAAAAGGCTGTGTGCGCAATGAAAATGATGTGCCGAACACCGTGGTATTATCAGATGAGTGCAGGACCAGCTATGAGAATACTTACAAGATCATGTGGGACCGCTACACAGGAGCTTTCGTTTCCGAAATCCAGGCTTTTGTGGATGCGATCGTAAATGATAAAGAAACCCCTGTAACCGGTATCGATGGGTTATACCCGGTACTGATGGCAGCAGCGGCAACCAGGTCCCTGAAAGAGGGAAGACCAGTAAAAATTTCGGAGGTAGAATAA
- a CDS encoding TIM barrel protein, with amino-acid sequence MGVKKCACIDTLYTELPWEERFAAAKNDGFEAVEFWDWRIRDLEATRKAAEAAGIMISGFNGDADYSLVDPTHKEKYIDYLRQSVQAAKTVGAKSVTIHSNALGDGGVVVNHYDDLSDTVKLCSMYDMLLECAKIAEEEEINLNLEALNITTDHVGNFLKYTQMGAEICHLIGSPRLKLLYDVYHMQINEGCICDTITNYVDQFGHIHVADAPGRHEPGTGEINYKKVLRHLEACGYQGLVGYELFPLTDTAAAVKAIMEEC; translated from the coding sequence ATGGGTGTAAAAAAATGTGCATGTATTGACACGCTGTATACAGAGCTTCCATGGGAAGAGCGATTTGCGGCAGCGAAAAATGACGGTTTTGAAGCGGTAGAATTCTGGGACTGGAGAATCCGTGATCTGGAAGCGACCAGAAAGGCAGCCGAGGCGGCAGGTATCATGATCAGCGGATTCAACGGAGATGCTGATTATTCTCTGGTGGACCCGACACATAAAGAAAAATATATTGACTATCTGAGACAGTCTGTTCAGGCGGCAAAAACAGTTGGTGCGAAAAGTGTCACCATCCATTCCAATGCGCTGGGTGACGGCGGCGTTGTAGTGAACCACTATGATGATCTGTCTGATACGGTGAAGCTTTGCTCCATGTATGACATGCTGCTGGAATGTGCGAAGATTGCAGAGGAGGAAGAGATCAACCTGAATCTGGAAGCTTTGAACATTACCACAGACCATGTTGGAAACTTCCTGAAATACACACAGATGGGGGCTGAGATATGCCATCTGATCGGTTCTCCGAGACTGAAACTTCTGTACGATGTTTACCATATGCAGATCAATGAAGGATGCATCTGTGATACCATCACGAACTATGTCGATCAGTTCGGTCATATCCATGTAGCGGATGCACCGGGACGTCATGAGCCGGGAACAGGTGAGATCAACTACAAAAAAGTGCTGAGACATCTGGAAGCATGCGGTTATCAGGGTCTGGTGGGATACGAATTATTCCCGCTGACAGACACGGCAGCCGCTGTAAAAGCAATCATGGAAGAATGCTGA
- a CDS encoding DUF975 family protein: protein MLSRKDMKKRGRHSLKKHYLMFVAVCMIAGFLGAEFTNSLNMIRSYSEENIQISGNEKAASTGALSGGRGMSDVLDEILSGREEEGKKLSDELTRQQIEQAEKGNPALGRSRGVLAQAVNAVSSGSIFVTIISALNSVIGSESIAIAILIIASLLLSFGVWFFINNVYTVISRRIFLEGRCYDKVPVQRFMFLLRVKKWLRASWTMLVTYVLYTLWCLTIAGWVIKRYSYYLVPYIVAENPDIPALRAITLSRKMMKGHKWECFIFELSFIGWNILDLVSFGLCGILYSNPYKVAAFSEYYTQLRSQAKAANMEGTTYLDDAYLFEKPDESLLEEKYADVLAVIKEPPAEMEKLGGLRGFFVNYLGIILLNTREEKEYEKHQARKIQFHALTYVVEGKVYPGRLSPIPEAMKRTRVETLNYMRHYSVWSLVMLFFSFSFVGWLWEVSLHLISDGEFVNRGVLHGPWLPIYGSGAILILVLLNKVRRYPALEFLCAVVLCGIVEYGTSYYLEVTHNGKKWWDYSGYFLNLHGRICAEGLLVFGMGGVAFVYILAPLLDNVFKKVQYRIMIPVCAVLLAAFITDQVYSSKHPNTGRGITDYEACCGEWLIPGCRRTII, encoded by the coding sequence ATGTTATCCAGAAAGGATATGAAAAAAAGAGGAAGACATTCTTTAAAGAAACACTATCTGATGTTCGTGGCGGTCTGCATGATTGCCGGATTTTTAGGGGCGGAATTCACGAATTCCCTCAATATGATCAGATCTTATTCAGAGGAGAATATACAGATTTCCGGCAATGAGAAAGCCGCTTCCACAGGTGCACTGAGCGGGGGCAGGGGAATGTCGGATGTGCTGGACGAGATTCTAAGCGGCAGAGAGGAAGAGGGGAAAAAGCTGTCTGATGAGCTTACCAGGCAGCAGATTGAACAGGCAGAAAAAGGAAACCCTGCGCTCGGAAGAAGCAGGGGTGTACTGGCACAGGCTGTCAATGCTGTCAGTTCCGGTTCAATTTTTGTCACGATCATCTCGGCTTTAAATTCTGTGATCGGCTCAGAGAGTATCGCGATTGCAATTTTGATCATTGCCAGTCTGCTGCTGTCATTTGGAGTATGGTTTTTCATAAACAATGTATATACGGTCATCTCCAGACGAATCTTCCTGGAAGGACGATGCTACGATAAAGTCCCCGTGCAGCGTTTCATGTTTTTGCTCCGGGTTAAAAAATGGCTCAGGGCATCCTGGACAATGCTGGTCACCTATGTACTGTATACCCTCTGGTGCCTGACGATCGCAGGCTGGGTGATAAAGCGATATTCCTACTATCTGGTACCGTATATTGTGGCGGAGAATCCGGATATCCCTGCACTACGGGCGATCACCCTTTCCAGAAAAATGATGAAAGGGCACAAGTGGGAATGTTTTATCTTTGAACTGTCGTTTATCGGGTGGAATATTCTGGACCTTGTCTCCTTTGGCTTATGCGGTATTTTGTATTCTAATCCATATAAAGTGGCTGCGTTCAGTGAATACTATACACAGCTGCGCAGTCAGGCGAAGGCGGCAAATATGGAAGGCACTACATATTTAGATGACGCTTATCTGTTCGAGAAACCAGATGAAAGTCTTTTGGAAGAAAAATATGCAGACGTGCTTGCGGTCATAAAGGAGCCGCCGGCAGAGATGGAAAAACTAGGGGGGCTCCGCGGCTTTTTTGTCAATTACCTGGGCATTATACTGCTGAATACAAGAGAAGAAAAAGAGTATGAAAAACATCAGGCACGGAAAATCCAATTCCATGCATTGACATATGTAGTGGAAGGCAAAGTATATCCGGGCAGGCTTTCCCCCATCCCGGAGGCCATGAAGCGTACCAGGGTGGAAACACTGAACTATATGCGCCACTATTCGGTCTGGTCGCTTGTGATGCTGTTTTTCAGCTTTTCATTTGTGGGGTGGCTCTGGGAGGTCAGTCTGCATCTGATCTCTGACGGAGAGTTTGTGAACCGCGGGGTACTGCACGGACCATGGCTGCCGATCTATGGTTCCGGAGCAATTCTGATCCTGGTACTGCTGAACAAAGTGCGCAGATACCCGGCTCTGGAGTTCCTGTGCGCTGTTGTCCTGTGCGGGATCGTGGAGTATGGCACGTCATATTACCTGGAAGTGACCCATAACGGCAAGAAGTGGTGGGATTACAGCGGTTATTTCCTGAATCTGCACGGGAGGATCTGTGCGGAGGGGCTCCTGGTGTTCGGCATGGGAGGAGTGGCATTCGTGTATATCCTGGCGCCGCTTCTGGACAATGTATTTAAGAAAGTTCAATACAGGATTATGATTCCTGTCTGTGCAGTGCTTTTGGCTGCGTTTATCACAGATCAGGTGTATTCCTCAAAACATCCGAATACGGGCAGGGGAATCACGGATTATGAGGCCTGCTGTGGAGAGTGGCTGATACCCGGATGCAGGCGGACAATCATATAA